ATTGTTGGCTACCACGTGATGTCAGGGGAGCGAATCCTGGCATGAAGAAATGGAGACGTGGAAATGGAACCATGTTTACAGCAAGTTTTCGTAAATCTGCATTCAACTGACCTGGGAATCTCAGACAGGTTGTGACACCTGACATTGTTGCTGAGACAAGATGATTGAGATCTCCATAGGTAGGAGTAGTCAGTTTTAAAGTTCTGAAGCAAATATCATACAGAGCTTCGTTGTCGATACAGAAAGTTTCGTCGGCATTTTCAACCAGTTGATGAACGGATAAGGTGGCATTGTATGGTTCCACAACTACATCTGATACCTGAAATAAATCAATACCAAAAATGATGTGTACAGCTTCTCAACTTGATATCAAAagtttatagtttaaaaatgtcTTTATGCAAacgttttcaaacaaaaatatgaaaagtaacATTGTGTGTTTTAAATAGGATTTTTCACTTTCAATACATTAAATTATgcatttatgaaataaaacaatgtatGTGTACTAATAATTTAACAGATTCTTTTTCATCTTCTTGCGTGCATTGTTTacttaaataatacaaatacatttttacataaCATCTTTGCCGACTGGCAAGTCACATGGAAGAACCGTGGTATCGTCTTATCTTTTAATATATGTGTACTGTTAAATAAATCAGTTATTTTATAGGAAGGCGCGTGTACATGGTTACCTTTGGTGATGGTACAACTGAAAATGTGTTCATTATTCTATCAGGGTATTCCTCACGGATTTTGGAGATAAGGAGAGTTCCCATGCCTGATCCGGTTCCACCACCAAGTGAGTGTGTTAGTTGAAATCCTTGAAGACAGTCGCAACCTTCTGCTTCCTTTCGGACAACATCAAGAACGGAATCAACCAGCTCAGCGCCTTCAGTGTAATGTCCCTTAGCCCAATTGTTTCCGGCTCCACTCTGTCCGAAAACAAAGTTGTCCGGTCTGAAGATCTGGCCAAATGGTCCAGACCTAACTGAATCCATTGTACCAGGCTCCAAATCGACCAGGATAGCACGTGGTACATATTTTCCTCCTGATAAAAACAAACAGTCGTAATTGCATGAACATGTTAAACAACCGGAATACAGCATTTTATCCAGATGATAAAATTTCAAGGGTATTTTCAAAGGAGTTGTAAATTCATACAAACTATTCTAGAACCAATATGACAAAGACGGAAATATAAGACTAAAAAGGATAGCACGTGGAACATATTTTCCTCCTGATAAAGACAACCAGTAATaagtttgcacctgtcctaagtcaggaatctgatgtacaatagttgtcgtttgtttatgtaatatatacgtgtttctcgtttctcgttttgtttatatagattagaccgttggttttcccgtttgaatggttttacactagtaattttggggccctttatagcttgttgttcggtgtgagccaaggctccgtgttgaaggccgtactttaacctataatggtttactttttaaattgttatttggatggagagttgtctcattggcacttacactacatcttcctttatctatataaGAGCATGAACATGTTAAAAAACCGGAATACAGCATTTTATCCAGATGATAAAATTTCAAGGGTATTTTTAAAGGTGATGTAAATTCATACAAAACGTATTCTAgaacaaatataacaaagacgGAAATATAAGCTTGttgtattttgaaattagtGTCATGTCTATTAAAggtatacttttaaaaaaaagagaagccaggacttatttaaaaaaaaccatgaataTTCATTATAGACGAGGTTCTTATAAAATGGGAAAGTTGTCTTTTTTGTGTATTGCTTTaacttttaaatctatttttcgCACTGATAACTTTTTGgcttatattatttttgtatttattcattactgctattaaatatatgtttacttTAAGCCCGTTGGTCCAGACCCTCATAAAgagatatatttcaattaattaaCGATATATAAAACTAAGTTAATTTCTGCACCTCGGGTATagtcaaataatcaaaatatgtagatttattttttatcctaAATCATTTCTTTAACAAGGACACATTAGTCCATGGCTtgtaaaataagaagatgtggcatgattgcaaTGAGAGACAACTGTCTTCCGAAGATCAAATGACGTATAGAAGTTAGCAACTAAAGGTCATAAAACGGCCTTCAATCATGAGCAAAACCTATAAGCCTAAAACTTAAATCCACACTGATTGGTATACTCTATGTAGTTATATCCTTTTACTCCCGTTTTACTAACCTGTAGCTTCATTGAAGTAGACGTTGATCCTTTCTAATTGTAAATCAGAATCTCCATGGTAGGTTCCGGTGGGGTCAATACCGTGCTCATCTGAGATAACTTCCCAGAActacaatatatatttcaaaaaattataatatgttttacaaGCAACAGTCAGAAACAtcaataacatttattaaataataatatctttatttgaacaCACACATATTAAATTCTTTTCTgtgtgtttctttttcgctTTTCGTATAATTTTAAACTTCTATTCAAGTATATCAGCTACTTcggttaaaattttaatttgtagcccccccccccccccccccctgtttCCTTCCAAATGAAGGAGAACATGTAACAATATACTGAACACATAGCAATGTGGTGgtctttttaatattcatgCAAGTTTTACTTTTGCAGTGTACCATTCATACGAAATCAGTTAAAGCAATATATCATGGGAGACGGATTAATATAAGGGAAACCTTGTTTCCGAATCCTTTAGTAATATGTTATCACtgtatttatatgtgtatgccatgtacatgatttttttgaaataaaatatgtttaaagtaatatatcATGTACGAGTCTGCATATTTACAGCCAATGTATGTTTACAAAAGAAAAGTTTTGAATTTCACCAATAATCGGAAATCTAAAGATACCTATTTTAACTGCTGTTTTGTTggtaatttttcttatttttgaggTTGGGCCCGGTTTGGTGAAGGGGTTATCAATTTAAACTTACGAATGACTAAATTTATTctgtcaaaaaatattatgttaaatTCATGGGGAAAATgcatttacaataataaaaaaatatgtaaaaaccggagagaaaaaaaagagtGTGTGTtgtaattacattttgtatcatATATGTCTCTAGATCATAGAAATAAACCCTACCTTTGCACCGATCTGATTTCCACACTGACCAGCCTGAAGATGTACAATTTCCCtcatatttcaacagaagattGCAAAAGTGAGAAACCTAACAACGCGCGTTGTTTTATATGAAGATTCCGGTGTGTAGCAACAAAGCTTGCCCTATTGTCTTACAGTCGGTAGTTAACgaaaactgttttaaaactaTGTCACATAAAAGACATAAATTGAGTATGTttcatatataagtatataagcATGGACAGAAATTTACTTCCATGAATATTAATGCTGTTAAGTATATAAATACCGATATAATCTTTAGTCCAGAGATGAATAGGTGGCATCCGGGGAGACGGTATGTCCCCATTCAGCACGCGAGgtaatggtaaaatataaatattttatcgtACAGATTATTTCTATTTATGGTTAAAATATAATGCAAGATTGTGCAGGTCCTCTggttttatttaattgttttatctcTCATACTTTAATATTTTGGGAAAAAGATGTGAGATATATGTACGTTGAAGTGTCAGTCACAAGTAACTAAAAGATGTCTAGAGACCTACATCATGCAGTCTATGTAGTATATTTAAGCAGAATCTCATAAGTTGTCGGATTGGGGAGTTCTTCTGTCCGTCCTACACGCTGTCTGTGAGTACAATaactcaaatttataaaattttattggtaaatgaatatagaaataaggagatgtagtatgatAATTGCTAATAAGACACGTATCCATTGGAGACTAAAAAGAAGGATGCAAACAGCTATACTATATATAGTTCCCGTGCGGCTTTCGACAATAACAAAACTCATATCGTATACGGTATTACCTACAAAAGGCcctaaaataatttgatatatatgaatTGCATGATGATTTCGCTTTTACTTTGATCactggcatgtcagttactATAAGTATCGtcctttgtttatttatgtatcattgtaatTTTGCTTATACTTAGTTTCTTTTGATACCTATTCAACTGATATCGGACTCGTTCTTCTCTTAGACTGTGTTAATTTACTTATGCGTATATTGCTGTGTGTTTCTTTTTGGCGGGGTTCCTGTTGTTTGTCtgtagttttctgtgttgtgtcttgtgtactcaTAGTTGTCTTTTTGTCCTTTTCTTAAAAAACCATgccgttgtcaatttattttcgatctatgagtttgaatatccgaCTCCCTCTTGTAattttcgcccctcttttattctacattggctagagatatATATAGAGGGGTTAGATCtcatgttaaaaatgtttaacccgGTCGCATTTTTGCGACCCTGTCCCAAGTTAagctgtcccaagtcaagagcgtCTGCCTTATGTTAgttttgaatggttttttttaatagttcatttatatgtttttttatcaagCTACACTCTAAATTTCGTAATTCATTATATGACCATTTACTAAACTTTTCAACATGTCAATGTAAAGAATCTCAATtcgaataaaaataattaagcgtATCTTCTTCTTTTAGTGCTTTAAAGTTTACTTAAACCAGGTagatgctgaaaaaatataatatacagatataaacataattcattttttacaaaaataaggccgtaagttttctcgcttgaattgtttttcattgtcttatccgggccttttatagctaactatatgcggtatgggctttgctcattgttgaaggccgtacggtgacctataattgttaatgtttgtgttattttggtcttttttggatagttgtctcattggcaatcataccacatcttctttttttatataacccaattttcacattatttttcaaaacagtcacaaagccacaaatttgcaatttctttaatgaagaatgctcaaatataatttaaataccCATAACGTTTCtcttttgtacatttcatgagctaaagattatataatatagtaaaaaaaagaactttatatagccccatcaaagtatcatactttacataaattttaagaaaatcaacaaaaaacttATCAAAAAAAACCCTAAATTTtgtggagttatctccccatcCAATGTTTATTTCCAAATGCTGTTTTCCTCAATatgattttatgggacttttttctgtgtatatttagGACCTAATACTaaagattagaactaaaacattctCTGTTGctattagtttgaggttaaaacTTAGTTTGACTTAACTATTATTCGTAAACATTTGCCGTTTgttcgaaatatttttttatattaaagttgaAAATGTGTGTTGACCGAGAATCCATTTCTTACCACCTTCCAAAATACACACTCACAGTgacacaaaacagaaaaaaaagattcacATCAGAAAATCATGACGATAAGTTGGCTTTAGACGAattttggctatttatttttggtatttttgacatatatagctcttcaacgattttcggtacttatacatcttcggattttaaatgtttggctttaagcgttcctgatgaaggtaaatccagaaaagcgcttcggacgcaataaattataaaacgtgttgtttttcattgtcatgttttttaaatgtatatgcaTAGCTGGGCAAAGGGGAATAatccaatgttttttttacgaTTTTCTATAGGCTAGTCGATGTATAACATATAACTTTATGGTACTTTGATTccacaataaacaaaaatatccgGTAGCTCAAATATAGGGAGTGATGAAAAAATATGgtaattattaaacaaaatctttATTTAAGCTTTCAAAAGCAGAAGTTTGCGTCAGAGGATTTTCTTCTAAGCATTGAAATCATAATTATAGAGGCAGATGTAGGTAGAAATAGTGGTCTGAATATATCCGTATTGAGCTACATGTACGATTTCGAGGGGGAAACAATGAAAATGTTGAATAAACCTTTTTCGGTACGTCGGAGTCGGACCTTTGTTTTGAGGTCGTAATTCGTCCTTTTTACTAATCGGGACTCGGAAATTTGCCAGTAGGTCTATTAATTAATTCATTGGAATACGAGGGGGGAAATAAAACGCCATGAATtcaagatttatatatatagcgtTTATATTTTTGGGACTTCGGGATGACTTCCTTTTTCCTCAACAAAAAATACCCAGAGAAAAACACACTGGATAACTATCAAAAGCGCGAAATGCCCCAGCACTCAACTCTGAAATTACTGTATTATAACAAAGTCAGTGTAGGACTTTCTTTTACATATTATCTGGGAGACATAATTGATGCCCCGCAGATGCAAAGAGTTATTATACCCCACACAACGAAGTTGCGGAGAGTATCATGTTTTTCacccgtccgtctgtccgtccgtcagtcctcatatcgacaggaaataaagattcattttttttctagagtAACGactctttgaacttatttggCTTAAGAAACTGCCTCAAAACTTCTCTGAAaccaaacaacaaaattttcatggaattgtttaaagattttaaggAATACTATGTATATGTGGTCGCTGATTGaccattggcggatccaggggggtcCGATCCCACTTTTttgggccgatcaatgcatttgaatgggaccAGCATacagttggaacccccctttttactcTGGGTttgggacccccttttttaaaatggctggatccgcccctgtggACCATTAACCCCCGAGGTTAGCATCAGCTCAGTATGGTCAGTTCTTCGGTTCTAGTAACATGATTCATAACAATCCTTTCTAAAATGTCCGTTTATAAATCTTACAATTAAATATAACTTCATTGCaaaattcttttattaaaaactgtattttggtTCTTATACAATGGGCACATAGAgaatacaagtacatgtataaggCACGTATAAGGAATACAATTAGACTGCAATATGTACACTTGCGGGGGAAGTTGCAGATGCGGATCCAGGATTGCGATCACAAAAGGGGTGTGCACGTCCCCAAACTAGATACAATTTTGAGTTGTTTTGGTAAAATGTCTGGATTCACGAGGGATTAACTATAAAAATAGCTCCATTATGGGCCTGAATACCGTCCAATTCGAACATCCTATCTTCGCTATGGGGACACCCGTTGTTAAAAAAAGTTCCAGCAAATCTACATATTAATATGAATTTGACAAGGTCAATTtatgttaattaaataaattattaaataaaaggaGCATTATACCGTGTAAATACACGGGCCGCCTTATCAGACAGATGAAAATTTATGACCCGTTGTTATTTGATAATTAGAATAATAAAACATCCGTGAAATTGCACCCCTTTAACATATTTCTCATGTGAAGAAGGTATCCCATTATACATAGCAGCGGCACGTCTGTGTATACCTTCAGATACGATATGAAGAGGCCCTTTCCCCTAATGTTATATGAAATGCAGTCGAATCACGTTTATAATCTAATCCGTCTAATCCCTAGCTATCTCAACACATCTCTCATTAATTCATTACTTATGCATTCATCTCATGTCTCTTATTAAAATACATAGGACAAAATGATCATTGATAATCAATAACCCCGATTGTGCAAACGAAATGAAGCAGAACACACTAAAGAATATCtaaattatagattttaaaatagAAGTGTGTCATGTATCTGCGTATGAAGTAAACGGGTGACGCGGCACCGATTTACTGATATAAATACGTTGACACAATCAAATCCATAGCAACGCTGTTTGAACGAAGTCTGATACAAGTTTCACTAACGGTCtgagaaaaatttgaaaatgaggGAAATAGTACATATGCAAGCTGGTCAGTGTGGAAACCAAATTGGAGCTAAGGTCAGTATACATTTCGATATTATATCGGTTTAAAGTAAATTGAATAGGttgatttaatttatttgtttcctTATCGGCTTATGATTCATTCATTCAATGGCCGATTGCGGCGGGATTggtttctgaataaaaatatcaaactagaagtaaatttgattatttaaacaGTTAATCGAACGACAGTTTGTCtttaattatgatttaaaagGTCTTCGATTACAGAAAATTCATACATGTTCAAATTGAAGCggtacaaattttgtgaaaaaaggCGGTCAAATCATGACAATCAAAATTTGAGAACGCAAGCAATAATCTGAATTAATTTATGCTTAACCACATTTAATAGAAATTAGATATGATaatcatgaatgatatatgtcgattctgaaaataaacaaatatttcagtttcagtttgtattgaatttgaaaaaaaacaatgggcGAAACCACGTGGCTTGAATAAGTGCAACGGGGGGACAACTCAAGCCTATCGACATTCCAGATCTACTTTAATTTGCCAGAAACaaatttattacataattttgGCGGGACTACATTACAGTCTTATTAGAATTCCTTCAAGTTGGGAATAAGGTCAACATCGTTATATTTATAGCATATCTTACTATTATCATGTACAAAAAATTCACCAAAAAGAACGTGGCCACTCCCAACCTTTTTAGTAACCGGGTAATCCCCTAAATAATTGTTGAAATTTTATCAGGACAATTAGAATCTTAGTACAGAGGAAAGTGTGCAAGCAGTGCTGACTGCTGTACAGTAGCCAAATCTTTTGAATCCCTTGGAGACACTTTtaagttttgttgtttttctggTGTTCACCTggcaacttttttttatataaacaatttttgtgACGGTTCAAACCTATTCACTGTTGACATGACCTGTCAACTTTGAAGGTAGATctagattttttgttttcattggaTGATTGTTTGAATGAAAATGGTCTTAACAGCAAAAACATCCTGCAACTGAGACAGACTTCCCCTAGcccataaacaaaaatgtatactggTTAAGTGAAAATAGAAttcatatcatttgacaaactcgggaacatataaatgaaccaaaattgaaaaaaaaatcaagacttACAAGTTAACAAAGTCAAAGGCTGACCTGGGTTTCAAAGTTTGGATGGGTGCAAACATGAAGTATTTTTGCTAGTTTcaaaccattttgttttcactGATGTGAACTGAAATGTGGAAATACACAGCATCATTCTAgacgaaaatataaaatttattgatCTGATTGATTTAATAAGAAAAGGTTGTCctaaaaagtttaatttaatttttgctgTGATGCCTTCCAGCCATTCTGAGATGTTATTTGGACTGatgaaaatgataataatataaatgcatgtaataattatgtaaccccaaataaaaataaagccTTTAGCACTTCTATTTCTTTTAGAATATTGTACAAAGTTGATTAAAATCCAGTTAAAATGACATAAGaagtaatatttgaaaaaaaatgtttctgaaattcatgtacatgtatataacaaaagCTTTTAGGTAAAGAATACTTGTAAATTGTGAGTAACATTGTACAtgtcttatatattaaaacaaacatttattaatgtTGATAAATTAAATGGCCCAAGGTTCTCAAGTTCGTTATGACAACCATAAAATACAGTTGTTAAATACATGACCTTGTCGGTTAAAGTGAAATTTAAATGCTTTTCTTGCTTGAAAAGACTTTCATTGATAATAAATGATGAACTTGATTTAATAGCTGTACTGTATTATCAATGTGTATCGATGTTGCTATGCAATACATATCAATTTTAACACTTAACCAGTTTCTAATTAAATTTCCTTTTGTAAATTGAGAAAACTATTTAAAGGATAAATGAAAGtcatacatacatttttgtacatgtatgtataggGACTGctgaaatttgaataatttaaatgagACAAAAATCTTGAATTAGAAGCAAACCTCCGTGTCATGACTCAAGTTAATCAAGGGAGACTTAACACAGACTTGCAGTATATTGATTTAtagaactacatgtatttatagaactttgtaatttaattattaaatagCACATTGTCTGGAGTAGTTGAATGTGTATTCattgtgtattttgtttttattatgcatatttaATCTTTTGTCACAAAATTGATGCAAGAATGTACATGTGGCTAAGGATATTGAATTTAATTGAGGATTTGTCTCATTTCTATTATTATTGATTGCATTCCAGTATATAGATTTTGAACATGTagtaaatgtcaatttttagtaaaaaaaaaaaaaactcttcaaAAGCGGgtctttatatttaatttcagcatttttttaatggaaagGCATGTCTCTCAATTTCCTGTTTAACTTGCCTTCTAAAGAGGGAAAATTACACTGGgacttgtgttttattttatagatctttgttgaaaataaatatttattttacttaaaatgcTTTGGGGATCTGCTTTTTAGCCATAATAGTACATGTATTCTATTGCATGCTGCTCCAGACAACAGCTAATTGCATGCTAGCTGTTGACCTTGTGGCCTACAGCTGGGGACGCAAAATTTTCTCGCCAA
This Mytilus trossulus isolate FHL-02 chromosome 14, PNRI_Mtr1.1.1.hap1, whole genome shotgun sequence DNA region includes the following protein-coding sequences:
- the LOC134697252 gene encoding tubulin beta-4B chain-like, with amino-acid sequence MREIVHLQAGQCGNQIGAKFWEVISDEHGIDPTGTYHGDSDLQLERINVYFNEATGGKYVPRAILVDLEPGTMDSVRSGPFGQIFRPDNFVFGQSGAGNNWAKGHYTEGAELVDSVLDVVRKEAEGCDCLQGFQLTHSLGGGTGSGMGTLLISKIREEYPDRIMNTFSVVPSPKVSDVVVEPYNATLSVHQLVENADETFCIDNEALYDICFRTLKLTTPTYGDLNHLVSATMSGVTTCLRFPGQLNADLRKLAVNMVPFPRLHFFMPGFAPLTSRGSQQYRALTVPELTQQMFDAKNMMAASDPRHGRYLTCACMFRGRMSMKEVDEQMLNVQNKNSSYFVEWIPNNVKTAVCDIPPRGLKMSATFVGNSTAIQELFKRISEQFTAMFRRKAFLHWYTGEGMDEMEFTEAESNMNDLISEYQQYQDATAEEEGEFEDEEEEAEEM